One genomic window of Mustela erminea isolate mMusErm1 chromosome 13, mMusErm1.Pri, whole genome shotgun sequence includes the following:
- the CCDC92 gene encoding coiled-coil domain-containing protein 92 isoform X1 has translation MTETPRCPFLLPLCQGHLDVSMAATNLENQLHSAQKNLLFLQREHASTLKGLHAEIRRLQQHCTDLTYELTLKSSDQTGDGASRSSELKRKCEELEAQLKLQEEENNELLKQLEQKNAVIAVLENTVKEREKKYLEELKVKSHKLNMLSSELEQRAGTIAYLTAQLHAAKRKLLSAGGASDGSPSGSPVLASYKPAPPKDKLPETPRRRMKKSLSAPLHPEFEEVYRFGAESRKLLLREPVDAMPDPTPFLLARESAEVHLIKERPLVIPPIASDRGPSEQHSPAREKPHKAHVGVAHRIHHTAAPQAQPEVETLAVDQVNGGKVVRKHSGTDRTV, from the exons GTCATCTGGATGTCAGCATGGCAGCCACAAACCTGGAGAACCAGTTGCACAGTGCCCAGAAGAACCTCCTCTTCCTTCAGCGGGAGCATGCCAGCACCCTTAAGGGGCTGCATGCCGAGATCAGGCGACTGCAGCAACACTGCACAG ATTTAACATATGAGCTGACACTCAAAAGTTCGGACCAGACAG GAGATGGGGCTTCCAGAAGCAGCGAGCTGAAGAGGAAATGCGAGGAGCTGGAGGCGCAGCTGAagctgcaggaggaggagaacaACGAGCTGCTCAAGCAGCTGGAGCAGAAGAACGCCGTGATCGCCGTGCTGGAGAACACCGTCAAGGAGCGCGAGAAGAAGTACCTGGAGGAGCTGAAGGTGAAGAGCCACAAGCTGAACATGCTGTCCAGCGAGCTCGAGCAGCGCGCCGGCACCATCGCCTACCTGACCGCCCAGCTGCACGCCGCCAAGCGGAAGCTCCTGAGCGCCGGGGGGGCCTCGGACGGCAGCCCCTCCGGGAGCCCTGTGCTGGCCAGCTACAAGCCAGCCCCCCCCAAGGACAAGCTGCCTGAGACGCCCCGCCGCAGGATGAAAAAGAGCCTCTCAGCCCCCCTGCACCCGGAATTTGAGGAGGTCTACAGATTTGGGGCCGAGAGCCGGAAACTCCTCCTGCGGGAGCCGGTGGATGCCATGCCTGACCCCACCCCGTTCCTGCTGGCCAGGGAGTCCGCCGAGGTCCACCTCATCAAGGAGAGGCCTCTGGTCATCCCCCCCATCGCTTCCGACCGTGGCCCGAGCGAGCAGCACAGCCCGGCCCGCGAGAAGCCACACAAGGCTCACGTCGGGGTGGCCCACCGCATCCACCACACCGCGGCGCCGCAGGCCCAGCCCGAGGTGGAGACGCTGGCGGTCGACCAGGTGAACGGAGGGAAGGTCGTGAGGAAGCACTCAGGGACGGACAGAACTGTGTGA
- the CCDC92 gene encoding coiled-coil domain-containing protein 92 isoform X2, giving the protein MAATNLENQLHSAQKNLLFLQREHASTLKGLHAEIRRLQQHCTDLTYELTLKSSDQTGDGASRSSELKRKCEELEAQLKLQEEENNELLKQLEQKNAVIAVLENTVKEREKKYLEELKVKSHKLNMLSSELEQRAGTIAYLTAQLHAAKRKLLSAGGASDGSPSGSPVLASYKPAPPKDKLPETPRRRMKKSLSAPLHPEFEEVYRFGAESRKLLLREPVDAMPDPTPFLLARESAEVHLIKERPLVIPPIASDRGPSEQHSPAREKPHKAHVGVAHRIHHTAAPQAQPEVETLAVDQVNGGKVVRKHSGTDRTV; this is encoded by the exons ATGGCAGCCACAAACCTGGAGAACCAGTTGCACAGTGCCCAGAAGAACCTCCTCTTCCTTCAGCGGGAGCATGCCAGCACCCTTAAGGGGCTGCATGCCGAGATCAGGCGACTGCAGCAACACTGCACAG ATTTAACATATGAGCTGACACTCAAAAGTTCGGACCAGACAG GAGATGGGGCTTCCAGAAGCAGCGAGCTGAAGAGGAAATGCGAGGAGCTGGAGGCGCAGCTGAagctgcaggaggaggagaacaACGAGCTGCTCAAGCAGCTGGAGCAGAAGAACGCCGTGATCGCCGTGCTGGAGAACACCGTCAAGGAGCGCGAGAAGAAGTACCTGGAGGAGCTGAAGGTGAAGAGCCACAAGCTGAACATGCTGTCCAGCGAGCTCGAGCAGCGCGCCGGCACCATCGCCTACCTGACCGCCCAGCTGCACGCCGCCAAGCGGAAGCTCCTGAGCGCCGGGGGGGCCTCGGACGGCAGCCCCTCCGGGAGCCCTGTGCTGGCCAGCTACAAGCCAGCCCCCCCCAAGGACAAGCTGCCTGAGACGCCCCGCCGCAGGATGAAAAAGAGCCTCTCAGCCCCCCTGCACCCGGAATTTGAGGAGGTCTACAGATTTGGGGCCGAGAGCCGGAAACTCCTCCTGCGGGAGCCGGTGGATGCCATGCCTGACCCCACCCCGTTCCTGCTGGCCAGGGAGTCCGCCGAGGTCCACCTCATCAAGGAGAGGCCTCTGGTCATCCCCCCCATCGCTTCCGACCGTGGCCCGAGCGAGCAGCACAGCCCGGCCCGCGAGAAGCCACACAAGGCTCACGTCGGGGTGGCCCACCGCATCCACCACACCGCGGCGCCGCAGGCCCAGCCCGAGGTGGAGACGCTGGCGGTCGACCAGGTGAACGGAGGGAAGGTCGTGAGGAAGCACTCAGGGACGGACAGAACTGTGTGA